The window AAACAAGCCGAGCAACTTCTCGACACGGCCTTGGCTCAGGACGATCTTTCGCCGGAAACGCGTTACACGCTTACATATGAACGGGACCGGCTGTTCCGTATTCGCCGCGATTTCACCCTTACTCAAGAGATGCTGCAGAAGAAGATCTTGGCTGGCGTGAAAGAAGCAACGCCGGAAGAATTCGCCCAGTGGCTGAAAGAAGGACGGTTCGACTATCGCGATATTGACGGCCAGCGGTTCTACATGGATTCGAGCGTGCGGAACCTGTTCTACCGCGACCCTAAGCTCGAACACCGCCGTTATGCCCCAGCCGACGAAGCCGACGTTCAGCAGTTGCGGCTCAACCTCACGCGTCAGATTCGAGCTGCGGTGAAAGCGGAAAAGTCGCCGTATGTGCTGACCAAGAAGTTCGATGTCCACTTTACCGGCAAGGTCCATGCCGACGCGGTGCCGGCTGGCAGCACGATCAAGGCCTGGTTGCCGATTCCGCGCAGCTTCCCGTTTCAGCGTGGGTTTCAATTGATTTCCAGCTCGCCTCAACCGCTGGAAGTTGCCCCAGCAGATAGCCCGAGCCGCTCGGTGTATTTCGAGCAGAAAGCGACCGCTGGCCAGCCCACCACGTTTGAAACGCATTTCACCTTCGAGCACGACGCGATCCGCTTCGATATCGATCCGTCGCTGGTTACCCCGTTTGATGGCAACGATCCAGAGATCGCTTGCTTCGTGCAGGAAGGCCCGCATGTGGAGTTCACGCCGGAACTAATTGCCCTTTCGAAAGAGATTGTCGGCGACGAAAAGAACCCGGCGATTGTGGCCCGTAAAATCTTTGATTGGATGTCGAACAACATTCAGTACAGCCTGGCGATCGAGTACTCGACCATTCGGAACGTCAGCGATTACTGCCGCGAGAAACGGTACGGCGACTGCGGGCAGGAAGCGTTGCTGTACATCGCCCTCTGCCGCGTGAACGGCATTCCGGCCCGTTGGCAATCGGGCTGGAACTTGTTCCCCGGGCGTTTGAATCTGCACGATTGGTCCGAGATTTATCTGGCTCCGTACGGTTGGGTTCCGGTCGATGTCTGCTACGGCATTACCGCCCTGCAATCGATGAACTACCTGACCGAAAGCGAACGGCAAGAAGTGGCCGACTTCTACTTCGGCGGCCTCGAACCATACCGCATGGCTGCCAATAGCGACCACTCGCAAAAGCTCTCACCCACCAAACTCGCCCCTCCGTCCGATACCATCGACTTCCAGCGC of the Bremerella cremea genome contains:
- a CDS encoding transglutaminase-like domain-containing protein translates to MAWLRIVMVMVGSLVSWQACWADDATLAQTQPLELAGDFKQAEQLLDTALAQDDLSPETRYTLTYERDRLFRIRRDFTLTQEMLQKKILAGVKEATPEEFAQWLKEGRFDYRDIDGQRFYMDSSVRNLFYRDPKLEHRRYAPADEADVQQLRLNLTRQIRAAVKAEKSPYVLTKKFDVHFTGKVHADAVPAGSTIKAWLPIPRSFPFQRGFQLISSSPQPLEVAPADSPSRSVYFEQKATAGQPTTFETHFTFEHDAIRFDIDPSLVTPFDGNDPEIACFVQEGPHVEFTPELIALSKEIVGDEKNPAIVARKIFDWMSNNIQYSLAIEYSTIRNVSDYCREKRYGDCGQEALLYIALCRVNGIPARWQSGWNLFPGRLNLHDWSEIYLAPYGWVPVDVCYGITALQSMNYLTESERQEVADFYFGGLEPYRMAANSDHSQKLSPTKLAPPSDTIDFQRGEYEVGDKNLYYDRFSYDFEVEEIPAPTTTAAK